In the genome of Thermomicrobium sp. 4228-Ro, the window CGCGGCAGCACACCCTTCGGCAATGAAGACAGATGGTGCACGATGTTCCCGACTGAGTCGATGAGTTCCTGCAAATTTCGCACTACCGTCATCGAAACGTTGCTCCTTTCACCTTCGGCCCGTTGCGCTCTCGCACATCACTCGACGAACAGTGCCGGTGGAAACGCCAGCACCAAAGGAAACAGCGACTGAAACGCTTCCGCATATTCGATCCCGTTCTGGCCGGACAACCGCCGTGCTTGCGTACCGCGCCGTCGAGCCAAGTCGAGGTAGAACGGCGCCAAATACTTCTGTGACGCCATCGCCTCCATCGCCGTTTGCTTCCGGTCGATTGCCTCGGTGATATCCACGAGGAGATTGGGATGGAACGCGCACAGTTCCGGTTGTTGTGGCTCGAACTGCAGGAGGCTCGGTGGCTCCACGGTCTCGAATGCACTCGGCACCCCGGCACCGCACACGAGGGCACGAGCTGTGGCAACGGCACGACTGGTTTCGACATGATCCGGGTTGAAAGGATCGACGCTCGTGTGCGTGATGACGACGTGCGGACGAAACTGGCGGATCACTGCGGCAAGTCGCGAGATGATCTCGTCGGTGATTCGCAGCGGCCAATCACCGAGATCCCAGCATTCGAACTCGGCTTCGAGCGCTGCAGCCGCAGCCTCAGCTTCGCGTCGGCGCACTTCTTTCACGCGCTCCACTGTCTGGCCCGGCTCGCGCCACAACTCGCCCGACTCGCCGCGTTCCCCATAGGTGAGCGCCACCACTTTCGCCTGCCCACCGTGCATCGTGACTTTCCCGATCGTCCCTCCAGCCCGCCAGACGAAATCGGCAGCGTGCCCACCGACAACCAACAACCGCAGACCCTCACGCATCGCCCCTTACCCCCTGGTCATTGGAGACCGTGCCTCAGCCCGGTGCTCACATCACCCGGCGCACCGGTGCCGTGACCCGTCATGTCCCCTTCGCTGCGGCGAACGCATCGAGGTATTGTGCAGCGCCTGCTCGGACGATGCTGTGGACGTTCGCCAGGATCAGCCGGAACCCGCCCGCGACCGCTTCGGCGATCGCACCCGGCTCACGCGCGCTCGTCCCCAGCGGCTTCCGGAGGCCGACAACCTGCACGATGTTCTCGATCACTGCTCGGACGTTCGGATGGCACGCTTCGCCTGGATATCCCAGCGACTGTGCAAGATCGGTCGCTCCGATGAAAACCGCATCGACGAGCGGGTCAGTCACCAGGACATCGAGGTGCTCGATCGCCTGCTGCGTCTCCACCTGCGCGACGAGAACGAGAGCCGCATTCGCTTGCTGCGCGAAGACGTTCAACGGCTGACGGTAACCGTATCGCCCGGCACGGACGTGGCCGAGTCCACGCTCGCCGAGGGGATGATAGAAGGCCGCCTTCTCCAGACGCCGCAGATCCTCCACCGTCTCGACACGCGGGACGAAAAGTCCGGCTGCACCGAGGTCGAGGTACGTCTGGATCACGCTCTCGTCGATCGTCGGTATGCGGACGAGTGGACACAAGCCGCTCCTCTCGGCAGCGACGACCATCCAGTACGCCGACTGCGGCGTGATATGGCCATGCTCGGCGTCGATGACGACAAAATCGAAGCCAAGCCAGCCGAGCATCTCGACAAGCTCGGGTGACGGTACACCGACGAAACAGCCGATCACCGCCTCACCGCGCCGCAACTTGTCCTTCAATGTCAGACCGAGCATCATCCCGTACCTCTGCACAAGCGAAGGGCTGCAGGCACACGAACAGGGAACGAATGCCCAGGGTGCGACAACCTAGGCACCGAGTATGCGCACGCGCGCATACTCATAAAAATAGGTCGCGTCGGCGTCGGGATGCTCGCGGGCGAAGTCTTCCCAGAGATGCGTGACGACTGACGGCAGAACGCCCCACCGCCGCTCTTGCATGAGCGTGTCCACGTACAGCAGCAGATCTTTCACCAGCAACCTGTTGCGGAACCCGAAGTCGTATGTCCCTGGCAACACGGACCGGGGAAACATGTCGGTACTGGCCGTCGTCCGGCCGGTCGAAACGTTGAGCACGTCGAGCACAGTCCGCATGTCCAGCCCTTGTGACACCGCGAACGCCACTCCCTCGCAGGTGACGGCCAGCGCAGTCGCGGCGATGTAGTTGTTGACCAGCTTGATCACCTGTCCCTGCCCAGCATGTGATCCGACGTGGAAAATATGACCGGCGAACGCAGCGAGATACGGCCGAACTCGTTCCAAGGCCTCTGCGGTACCAGCCACCATGACCGTCAGGCGCCCCTCCTCGACCGCAATCGGCCCACCACTCACCGGCGCATCCAGATAGTCGATGCCAACCTCGCGCAGCAGTTCGGCACACTCAATCGCCGCTCGCGCACCGATCGTCGAGAGATCCACCACCGTATGGAGCGGGCTGCGCTCAACAGACGAGCGTAGGAATGCTGCGATTTCACGCGCGACAGCACGTGAGGCGTTGCCGTCCGGTAGGCTGAGCAGGACGACCTCCGCCTGGCGGGCAACGTCGGCAACATCGCGCGCTTCTTCTGCCTGGGCTGGCAACTTCCCCTGCGCTCCCGAGACGTCGAAGCCGACGACACGGAAGCCTGAAGCGGCGAGCCGGTGCGCCATCCGACTCCCCATGGTGCCGAGCCCGATGACACCGACTGATCCCCGCATCCCTCTCATCCTTCCCGAACCCGAGGGCTCTTCTTTCCGAGCACCTGGAGGGCCGATCATCCCTCAGCCAATGTAGAGCTTCGCAATCTCATCGCGATTCATGGCTTTCGGATCGCCTTCGTAGACGATCCGACCTCCAACCAGGACGTAGACCCGATCCGCCACACCGAGAACGTGGCTCACGTTCTCTTCGAGCAGGAGTAGCCCGAGCCCCCTATCCCGCAGCAAGCAGAAGCGCTCGTAGATCTCGCGCACGATCAGAGGGGCCAGGCCGAGAGAGGGTTCATCGATGACTGCCAGCACCGGCCCTGCCATCAGCCCGCGTGCGATCGCGAGCATCTGCTGTTCACCGCCGGAGAGCGTCCCAGCAACCTGCTTCCGCCGCTCGCGCAAAACCGGGAACAGCCCGTACACCTCCTCGAGGTCCCGCTCGACCTCCTGCTTCGCAGCACCACGCAGGCGGATATAGGCACCGAGCCGCAGATTCTCTTCGACCGTGAGATCCCAAAAGAGTTCGCGACGCTCGGGAATGTGAACCAGGCCGAGCCGAATCCGACTGTCCGGGGCACTTCGCGTCACATCGACGTCGCCGAAAACGATACGTCCTCCGTACACTCGCAACAGCCCGGAGATCGTTTTGGCCAGTGTCGATTTGCCAGCACCACTGGGGCCGACCACGCCGACGATCTCGCCGCGCCCGACATGCAAATTGACATCCCGGAGTACCTGCACTTTCCCATAACCGGATGCAACCTGTTCGACACGCAACACGCGTTCGTCCTCCACCCCCGAACGACTACGCAGCCTCACCGAGGTAGGCCTCGATGACGTGACGGTCGCTCCGAACTTCCAGGGGCGTTCCCTCGGCGATCTTCACGCCGCGGCTCAACACCACCACGCGATCGGCGAGCGCCATCACGAAATCGACAGCGTGTTCGATGAGCAGGATGGTCACGCCGGACGCGTTCAGGGAGCGCATGAGAGCGGCCAGCTCGTCACGTTCCGCTTCGTTGAGCCCTGAGGCGGGTTCGTCCATGAGAAGCAGCGTCGGTCGACGCGCCAGCGCTCGCGCGAGTTCGAGCGCACGCTGTTTCGCTAGGGGAAGATCACCGGCACGGAGGTGCGCGAACTCGGCGAGTCCGACGAGGGCCAGTAAGCGGTGTGCCTCATCCACCGCCGCGTCTTCGCGTTGCCGGGCACGCAGCGGCAGAACCACGCCGCGCACCATGCCGTATCCGTTGTGCGCCTCTAACGCGGCCAGGACATTTTCGACGCACGTCATCTCGGTGAACAACCGCACGTTCTGGAACGTGCGGGCCACTCCCAATCGCGCCACCTCGTACGGCCGGAGCCCCCGAATGTCCCGTCCGAGAACCGTCACGGCACCTGCCGTCGGCTTGATCGCTCCAGCGATCACGTTGAAGAGGGTCGTCTTGCCCGCGCCGTTCGGCCCGATCACGGCGAGTATCTCGCCGGCGCGCAGGACGAGGTTGACATCTTCCAGCGCCTTCACGCCACCGAACCGACAGTGCAACCGCTGCACGACCACGACTTCGGCGCCCTGTTGCAGTCCGATCGGTCCCCTCACGCGATGATCCGCGACCAGCGCTCCTTCGCCGATCCGAACCTCCGCCTCTGACGTTCCCTCACGGCCCACGCTCGGTCCGTCGCCCCTCTGACCGTTCGTCCGCCCGCGTGTCGACCACAAGTCGGCGATCCCTGCCAGGCCACGGGGCCAGAGCATCAAGACAGCGACGAAGACGACGCCGAACGCGAGTGCCTGGTACTCAGCCGACGCAACGCCCGTGACGTAGCGCAGCGCCTCGGTCAGGACGGTCAGGGTGGTCGCCCCGAGCAAACCGCCCCAGATCGACCCGATGCCGCCGAATACTGCCATCGTCAGGACCTCGATCGAGTACTGCAATCCGAACGGAACCGGGTCCAGGAAACGGACCCAGTGCACGTAGAGCGCCCCCGAGACACCCGCAAGAACAGCACCGGTGACGAACGAGACGTTTTTCACACCGAAGGGCGAGATACCGATCGCCTCGGCAGCTGTCTCGTCCTCGCGTACTGCTTGAGCGAGTCGGCCCATGCGCCCGAACCCGAACCGTCCCGCCACGTACATGCCGAGCACGAACACCAGACCGATGATCCAGCTATAGGTCCACGGGGAGCCGAGCTCGCGTCCGAATACGGTGAGGCCCGGTATACTCGTGATGCCGGACGCCCCACCGGTGATCCCACGCAGTTCGACCGACAGCTGGTAGACGATCGCCGCGAGCGCCAGCGTGCCGAGGGCGAGATAGTGGCCTCTCAGCTGCAAGAGTGGAAATCCCACGATCCACGCCGTCAGACCGGCAGCCATGCACGCCAGCAGGATCGTGAGCCAGGGTGACAGCCCATACTGGGTCGCCAGAATTGCGCTGATGTAGGCCCCGATGGCTGCGAAGGCTCCCTGCCCGAGCGAGAGTTGTCCACAGTAACCCGTCAGCAGCACCACACCGGTCGCAGCCAACGCTCGCAGGAGCACGACGTTCAGGATGGTGACCGCATAAGCACCGGCCCCGCCCAACAAGAGGACAGCGACGAGGGCGAGTACCGCCGCTCCCAGCACGGTCAGGATTTCCCGATCCGAGCGTAGCGCACGCCTGAGTTCGACCCCTCCGTTCACTGCTGCCCCCTCGCCAGCTCGCCGACCTTCCAGGCCCGCATACGTGCACGCAGATGCGCCGTCACGACACCGGTCCGCAGTTCTCGCACGACGAGAATGGCGACGAGGCAGACGAAGGCGACGACATCACGGAGCCCCGAATAAACACCCGCAGCGACCGCTTCGATGATCCCGAAGACTACGCCCCCGACGACCGCACCGACCGGACTCGCCAGCCCGGCGAGCACAGCCGGTACAACACCGCGAATCGTCAGCTCGAGCCCCATGAAGTAGGTCGCGAACGTCACCGGGGCAATGACCGCCCCAGCAAAGGCGCCCAAGGCGGCTGCCAGCATCCAGCTGACGAGCCCCAGGAGCTGCGGGCGGATGCCCACCAGGCGCGCGGCCGTCGGATTCGACGCACAGGCACGCAGGGCGGTGCCCAGCAAGCTCCGCTTGAAGAACAGCTGCAGGAGAATCACCAGCAGTGCCGTCACCCCAATGACCCACAGTGCCTGGCGAGTCACGACCGCCGTACCGATGATGAGCGGCCTCCCCGGTGTGAATTCGCGCAGAGCTAGTGGATCGGGTCCCCAAAGGATCAGCGCGACCGTGCGAAAGATGACATCCGCGCCGAACGTCAGCATGATGAGCGTCAGCAGTCCGGCTTCGAATCGCGGATAGATCAGGATGCCGTAGGTGACAGCTCCGATGACGATCGTCACCACCACGGCAGCCACCACCGCCGGGGCGAGCGGCAACCACTTGGCGAACTGGATCGTCAGCATGGCGCCCAGCATCACGAACGCCCCCTGCGCGACGTTCAGGATCCGGGTAACGTTGTGGACGATCACCAGTCCAACGGCGACGAGAGCGTACACACAGCCCATCACCACACCGCTGACGATCCACTGCGGGAGCTGCCAGACCAGTACGTCACGCATCGTCCACCTCGTCCCGCCGCGTCACCGCAACAAGCGGAAGCGACCGCCTTCGACGACAGCGAGCACCATGTCCTCCAGGTTGAAACCGGTGTGCTTGGTCGGTGAGAAGGTCAGAACACCGGTGATGCCGACGAAGCGCGACGTCCCTTCGATCGCGTCACGAATGCCAGCAGGATCCTGGCCAGCCTTCTCGAACGCCTGGACAATCAACCAGAAGGCGTCGTACGCGTGACCGGCGAACGCATCCGGACGTGAACCGTAGCGCGATTCATAGAGTCGCACGAACTCCGCAATGACCGGCTTCTGCGGGTCGGAGTCGGGCAAGTCCTCGAAGACGAACACTTTCCCGGTCTGGACGATCGCGCCCTCAGCCGTCTCACCAGCGGCCTTTAGAAATGCTGGGCTTGCAACCGCGTTGGTGAGATAGACTGGGATGTCCATACCGAGATCTCGCATATTCTTGAGCGCGACGACGACCTCCGGAATGTTGGCGTAAATGACCAGCGCTTCTGGATTGCTCGCACGCACGCGGACGAGCTGTGGAGTCAGATCCGTCACACCCGCGTTGAAGGTATCGTTCACGACCAGGTCGATCCCGTATTGTGGGCCGAGTTGCTCAAACGCAATCTTCCCGCTCTCGCCGAACTCGTTCGCGACACTGAGCAATGCCACCCGGCGAACGTTGCGCTGCTGAAGGTTCCGGAGCAACCCCTCAGCAACCTGGTCACCGTCCCATGTCGGCTTGAAGGCCCACTGCCGTTCCTCCGGTGGGTGCGTGATCGCCTGGCTGGAGGCCGTCGCGATCATCGGGATCTGAGCCCGCTGCACCACGTCCACAGCGGGAACCGACGCACCGCTCGTCGCACAGCAAATGACCACTGGGACGCGATCCTGCTCGATGAGGCGCGTCACCGCGAGCACGGCCTGCGTCGGCTGGCTCTGGTCATCGTAGATGATCACTTCCAGGGGATGACGCTTTCCATCCGGGCCGAGCACGCCACCCTGCCGGTTCACCTCATCACGTAAGAGCTCCAACGTGTCCCGTTGCGGCCCACCGAGGGGCGCTGCCGGACCGGTCAGTGAGAGCACGGCTCCGATGCGATACGGTTCACCGGTTTCAGCACCGGCCTGCGGTGTCGTTGCTGGCGTCTGCTGGGCGCCGGACGGCGTGGTCGCCGTCGGTGCTGCGGGCTGCGCGGTCGGACTCGCCGCGGTCGTCGGCGAGGGAGCGGCCGTTGGGGTCGGAGTGGGACTCCCTTGGGCACAACCGGCTAGGATGAATGCGACGACGAACAGCCCGAAGAACCAGCTTTTCCACCTACTAGACATGCGTTCCCCCTCTTTCCGTGCATTTGCGCCGTCCACACCGTAGATCGCTCCGGTCATCCGCGACGGTGGAGCACCATCTCGCGGTACCGACGGCTCGGCTCGCTGTAGGGCACCGGGCCGACCGTGACCTCGACCTCGGCCTGGACATGCCGCTCGACTGACGGCTTTCGGGAACCACCGTTCGGTTCACCCCAGATCAAGCGCAGTCGCGTACCCGGTTGCGCATACTCGGCGCGCACTGTCCCCAGGGCGAGCACGGCCCGTTCGTTCACGTCGAAGCCCGTCCACATCGCGAAACCGACGACCTCACCCGCATCGTTCAGTACCGCGTCGTACATCCAGGTCGCGTATTGCGCCAGGGGAAGATCGAAGTACTTGTAATTTTGGCCGTACGGCTTTTCGATCACGCTCGAGAGGATGCGAACCGTGTCGCGCTCGTCCCACACGAAGGTAACGCGCTTGCGATGCGGCAGATGCGTCATCCGCTCCAGCGCCGCCCGACCGATGAAATCGTGATCGAACTTGACGAGTCGCCCGTATCCCAGATCCCAAGGGGTGAGATAGTAGTCCTCGATATTGTCGGACACGAAGCTCCCGCCGAGCGAACTCACCGCCTCGAAAGCAGTTGCCGGCAGCCACTCGCGATACGGACGCAGCTGCTCACCCGTGTAAACAGCCGGCAGCGGATTCGGAATCCACCCCGACTCGAGGGCATTGGTGGCATACGTGCGTGATCCCACCTGCCGGAGGCCGAACTCCGCCCCTGCTTCCAGAATCGCGGCCTTGACTGCCTGCAGCTCATCGAAGGGTCCCCAGAACTCCGCGCCCTCGACGCCGACCATGCCGTGATGCAGATACCCGACACGATGGCCAGCAATGTCGATGTAGGTGAAGTGGAAAAACGGAATGTCCGGAACCCGGCCACCAGTCAACTTCTCCATCAGCGGACGAGCGTTCGGCCCTTGCAGCTGGAACCGGTAGCAGGTTCGCGGACGCCGCGGATCGGCCCGAGACGACTCGTCGCGCTCCAGGGTCACCTGCGCCCCGAGTGCCTGGGCATGGTACTCGACCCAGTTGTGGATCGCCCCCACACCGACAATGACGAACTCGTGCTC includes:
- a CDS encoding PIG-L deacetylase family protein → MREGLRLLVVGGHAADFVWRAGGTIGKVTMHGGQAKVVALTYGERGESGELWREPGQTVERVKEVRRREAEAAAAALEAEFECWDLGDWPLRITDEIISRLAAVIRQFRPHVVITHTSVDPFNPDHVETSRAVATARALVCGAGVPSAFETVEPPSLLQFEPQQPELCAFHPNLLVDITEAIDRKQTAMEAMASQKYLAPFYLDLARRRGTQARRLSGQNGIEYAEAFQSLFPLVLAFPPALFVE
- a CDS encoding HpcH/HpaI aldolase family protein, which gives rise to MMLGLTLKDKLRRGEAVIGCFVGVPSPELVEMLGWLGFDFVVIDAEHGHITPQSAYWMVVAAERSGLCPLVRIPTIDESVIQTYLDLGAAGLFVPRVETVEDLRRLEKAAFYHPLGERGLGHVRAGRYGYRQPLNVFAQQANAALVLVAQVETQQAIEHLDVLVTDPLVDAVFIGATDLAQSLGYPGEACHPNVRAVIENIVQVVGLRKPLGTSAREPGAIAEAVAGGFRLILANVHSIVRAGAAQYLDAFAAAKGT
- a CDS encoding NAD(P)-dependent oxidoreductase, giving the protein MIGPPGARKEEPSGSGRMRGMRGSVGVIGLGTMGSRMAHRLAASGFRVVGFDVSGAQGKLPAQAEEARDVADVARQAEVVLLSLPDGNASRAVAREIAAFLRSSVERSPLHTVVDLSTIGARAAIECAELLREVGIDYLDAPVSGGPIAVEEGRLTVMVAGTAEALERVRPYLAAFAGHIFHVGSHAGQGQVIKLVNNYIAATALAVTCEGVAFAVSQGLDMRTVLDVLNVSTGRTTASTDMFPRSVLPGTYDFGFRNRLLVKDLLLYVDTLMQERRWGVLPSVVTHLWEDFAREHPDADATYFYEYARVRILGA
- a CDS encoding ABC transporter ATP-binding protein, which gives rise to MLRVEQVASGYGKVQVLRDVNLHVGRGEIVGVVGPSGAGKSTLAKTISGLLRVYGGRIVFGDVDVTRSAPDSRIRLGLVHIPERRELFWDLTVEENLRLGAYIRLRGAAKQEVERDLEEVYGLFPVLRERRKQVAGTLSGGEQQMLAIARGLMAGPVLAVIDEPSLGLAPLIVREIYERFCLLRDRGLGLLLLEENVSHVLGVADRVYVLVGGRIVYEGDPKAMNRDEIAKLYIG
- a CDS encoding branched-chain amino acid ABC transporter ATP-binding protein/permease, with product MNGGVELRRALRSDREILTVLGAAVLALVAVLLLGGAGAYAVTILNVVLLRALAATGVVLLTGYCGQLSLGQGAFAAIGAYISAILATQYGLSPWLTILLACMAAGLTAWIVGFPLLQLRGHYLALGTLALAAIVYQLSVELRGITGGASGITSIPGLTVFGRELGSPWTYSWIIGLVFVLGMYVAGRFGFGRMGRLAQAVREDETAAEAIGISPFGVKNVSFVTGAVLAGVSGALYVHWVRFLDPVPFGLQYSIEVLTMAVFGGIGSIWGGLLGATTLTVLTEALRYVTGVASAEYQALAFGVVFVAVLMLWPRGLAGIADLWSTRGRTNGQRGDGPSVGREGTSEAEVRIGEGALVADHRVRGPIGLQQGAEVVVVQRLHCRFGGVKALEDVNLVLRAGEILAVIGPNGAGKTTLFNVIAGAIKPTAGAVTVLGRDIRGLRPYEVARLGVARTFQNVRLFTEMTCVENVLAALEAHNGYGMVRGVVLPLRARQREDAAVDEAHRLLALVGLAEFAHLRAGDLPLAKQRALELARALARRPTLLLMDEPASGLNEAERDELAALMRSLNASGVTILLIEHAVDFVMALADRVVVLSRGVKIAEGTPLEVRSDRHVIEAYLGEAA
- a CDS encoding branched-chain amino acid ABC transporter permease → MRDVLVWQLPQWIVSGVVMGCVYALVAVGLVIVHNVTRILNVAQGAFVMLGAMLTIQFAKWLPLAPAVVAAVVVTIVIGAVTYGILIYPRFEAGLLTLIMLTFGADVIFRTVALILWGPDPLALREFTPGRPLIIGTAVVTRQALWVIGVTALLVILLQLFFKRSLLGTALRACASNPTAARLVGIRPQLLGLVSWMLAAALGAFAGAVIAPVTFATYFMGLELTIRGVVPAVLAGLASPVGAVVGGVVFGIIEAVAAGVYSGLRDVVAFVCLVAILVVRELRTGVVTAHLRARMRAWKVGELARGQQ
- a CDS encoding ABC transporter substrate-binding protein, which gives rise to MSSRWKSWFFGLFVVAFILAGCAQGSPTPTPTAAPSPTTAASPTAQPAAPTATTPSGAQQTPATTPQAGAETGEPYRIGAVLSLTGPAAPLGGPQRDTLELLRDEVNRQGGVLGPDGKRHPLEVIIYDDQSQPTQAVLAVTRLIEQDRVPVVICCATSGASVPAVDVVQRAQIPMIATASSQAITHPPEERQWAFKPTWDGDQVAEGLLRNLQQRNVRRVALLSVANEFGESGKIAFEQLGPQYGIDLVVNDTFNAGVTDLTPQLVRVRASNPEALVIYANIPEVVVALKNMRDLGMDIPVYLTNAVASPAFLKAAGETAEGAIVQTGKVFVFEDLPDSDPQKPVIAEFVRLYESRYGSRPDAFAGHAYDAFWLIVQAFEKAGQDPAGIRDAIEGTSRFVGITGVLTFSPTKHTGFNLEDMVLAVVEGGRFRLLR
- a CDS encoding aminomethyl transferase family protein gives rise to the protein MAARARNLQELVETNPNLQQLLYNNPTGGRFWPNVPPEFSNWRDEQRGWRETVVLFEQSYHMTNLYVRGPDAFRLLNYLSINSFQGFQPGQAKQMVCVSPNGYYVGDAILFYLDEHEFVIVGVGAIHNWVEYHAQALGAQVTLERDESSRADPRRPRTCYRFQLQGPNARPLMEKLTGGRVPDIPFFHFTYIDIAGHRVGYLHHGMVGVEGAEFWGPFDELQAVKAAILEAGAEFGLRQVGSRTYATNALESGWIPNPLPAVYTGEQLRPYREWLPATAFEAVSSLGGSFVSDNIEDYYLTPWDLGYGRLVKFDHDFIGRAALERMTHLPHRKRVTFVWDERDTVRILSSVIEKPYGQNYKYFDLPLAQYATWMYDAVLNDAGEVVGFAMWTGFDVNERAVLALGTVRAEYAQPGTRLRLIWGEPNGGSRKPSVERHVQAEVEVTVGPVPYSEPSRRYREMVLHRRG